Proteins found in one Coffea eugenioides isolate CCC68of chromosome 5, Ceug_1.0, whole genome shotgun sequence genomic segment:
- the LOC113770786 gene encoding EP1-like glycoprotein 2, translated as MSSWSFSFSVCLSSLLTLYFFTASTVAQVPANATFKIINEGEFGDYITEYDAGYRVISNDFFAFPFSLCFYNTTPGEFILGMRAGLPRDEDLMRWVWDANRNHPVKENATLSFGRDGNLVLADVDGTVAWQTNTANKGVTGIKLLPNGNLVLYDKKGKFIWQSFDHPVDTLLVGMSVKKNGRLVSRTSEADGRDGKYSLVLDNSGFSLYLNNSGQLVNYNGWQGSAYSSVRFNTTPIDEDPKSAGWELLLQTFEDSKSPPTPSPTPSGRRLLQSFPVGSANTVILRKVNYNATLSFLRLQSDGNVKVFTYFDKVPYLRWSETFAYFSSYYVRECGLPSKCGSFGLCQMGMCVACPSPNGLLGWSEDCQPPKLKPCPAKAKVDYYKIAAAEHFLNRESTGDGEGPIKVEACRDKCSKDCRCKGFVYKEDTKKCLLVPVLGTFIRDVNTSTAYVKYSL; from the coding sequence ATGTCTTCTTGGAGCTTTTCATTTTCAGTCTGCTTAAGCAGTCTTCTCACTCTTTACTTCTTCACTGCTAGCACTGTAGCTCAAGTGCCAGCTAATGCAACCTTCAAGATCATAAACGAAGGTGAATTCGGAGATTACATAACCGAATACGATGCAGGGTATCGTGTTATTTCCAACGACTTCTTTGCATTCCCATTCAGTCTATGTTTCTACAACACCACCCCAGGGGAATTCATCTTGGGCATGCGTGCCGGCCTCCCACGCGACGAAGACCTAATGCGCTGGGTTTGGGATGCCAACCGCAACCACCCCGTTAAAGAAAATGCCACTCTTTCCTTCGGCCGCGATGGAAACTTAGTCCTCGCGGACGTTGATGGCACTGTCGCGTGGCAGACCAATACTGCTAACAAGGGCGTCACGGGCATTAAACTGTTGCCCAATGGCAACCTTGTGCTGTATGATAAAAAGGGAAAGTTCATTTGGCAAAGCTTTGATCATCCAGTCGATACATTACTGGTCGGCATGTCTGTCAAGAAAAATGGCCGGCTTGTTAGCCGTACGTCTGAAGCTGATGGAAGGGATGGAAAGTATAGCCTTGTGCTTGATAATTCAGGGTTCAGCTTGTATTTAAACAACTCTGGCCAGCTTGTTAACTATAATGGCTGGCAAGGAAGCGCATATAGTTCTGTAAGATTTAATACAACCCCCATAGATGAAGACCCTAAATCTGCAGGCTGGGAGCTGCTGCTTCAAACATTTGAGGATTCAAAATCACCACCAACTCCAAGTCCAACGCCGAGCGGGCGGCGGCTGCTTCAGTCATTCCCTGTTGGTTCTGCTAACACAGTAATTCTCCGAAAGGTGAATTATAATGCAACACTCTCATTCTTGAGGCTTCAATCTGATGGCAACGTGAAAGTGTTTACTTATTTTGATAAAGTCCCGTATCTGAGATGGTCAGAGACATTTGCATATTTCTCGAGTTACTACGTCAGAGAATGCGGGTTGCCATCAAAATGTGGTTCCTTCGGTTTGTGCCAAATGGGAATGTGTGTGGCGTGTCCTAGTCCAAATGGTCTTCTGGGGTGGAGCGAAGATTGTCAACCACCAAAACTGAAGCCGTGTCCGGCCAAGGCTAAGGTGGATTATTACAAGATTGCTGCGGCGGAGCATTTCTTGAATAGGGAATCTACCGGTGATGGAGAAGGTCCGATTAAAGTTGAAGCTTGCAGAGATAAGTGCAGCAAGGATTGCAGATGTAAAGGGTTTGTTTACAAGGAAGATACTAAGAAGTGTTTGCTCGTGCCAGTGCTTGGGACTTTCATCAGAGACGTGAACACTTCTACTGcatacgttaaatattcactcTGA